A genomic window from Rhizobium sp. EC-SD404 includes:
- a CDS encoding DNA-3-methyladenine glycosylase I produces METVRDGLLEGEDGRPRCFWHGNLPDYTHYHDTEWGRPVANDQRLFEKICLEGFQSGLSWLTILRKRDNFRNAFAVFDFEKVARFDDEDIARLLSDAGIVRHRGKIVSTINNAARAIEMRDEFGSLAAYFWAHEPDAASRPVRLDHATLIANPTTETSKRLSKDLKKRGWTFVGPTTVYAFMQAMGLVNDHIEGCCMRDDVERERAAFTRPTT; encoded by the coding sequence ATGGAGACGGTGCGAGACGGATTGCTCGAGGGCGAGGATGGCCGGCCACGCTGCTTCTGGCATGGCAATCTTCCCGACTACACCCATTACCATGACACCGAATGGGGCAGGCCGGTCGCCAACGATCAGCGTCTCTTCGAGAAGATCTGCCTGGAAGGTTTCCAGTCGGGCCTGTCCTGGCTGACGATCCTGCGCAAGCGCGACAATTTCCGGAATGCCTTTGCCGTTTTCGATTTCGAAAAGGTCGCCCGGTTCGATGACGAGGACATTGCGCGTCTCTTAAGCGATGCCGGCATCGTGCGCCACCGCGGCAAGATCGTCTCGACCATCAACAACGCCGCCCGCGCGATCGAAATGCGCGACGAGTTCGGATCGCTCGCGGCCTATTTCTGGGCGCACGAACCCGATGCGGCGAGCCGCCCGGTACGGCTCGACCATGCGACGCTGATCGCCAATCCGACGACGGAAACCTCCAAACGCCTGTCCAAGGATCTGAAAAAGCGTGGCTGGACCTTTGTCGGCCCGACCACCGTCTATGCCTTCATGCAGGCCATGGGCCTCGTCAACGACCACATCGAAGGCTGCTGCATGCGCGACGACGTGGAGCGCGAACGGGCGGCGTTCACCCGTCCGACGACATGA